The following proteins come from a genomic window of Actinomarinicola tropica:
- a CDS encoding PD-(D/E)XK nuclease family protein, whose product MGQDRLQVVPHGRPATAALGRAIAAAKGDDPLAPVTVAVAHPRAGLSLRRTLAARRGGVVNVQFLVLPRIVELLGAPSLAAQGRRPRTATVARAAARAVLRDAPGRVLAPAADHHATEAAVVRLVEDLASVGADGRRRLADLGGRAADLAALAERVLAAAPDRYDRHDLTRAAVESVRRGRAGQLGHLVVHLPSRLHPAEVELVGALADQDAVTVLLGVTGHPTADATVAALRERLEPILGAASEPDRPSPPTAQRIITTTDADDEVRAALRAVVEHWEQGTPLERTAIAYPSSEPYARLLQEQAAAAQLPISATATATLASSVVGRTLLGALALAPHERLERDRLIAWLAAAPIRDADGQRVPTTRWDVLTRRAGIVAGGLAEWHRHLDAHVERLRDDAARRARATPDAASASRAERDEREVERLRTFLTWLAELHRRVDDAGSWEQMATAARALVHATLGPEGRWAGWPEHQTEAGVAVLDALERLGALDEVEPSPRATSFRRALAAELDVVHGRTGATGRGLLVVPLHHAVGLDLDLLVVVGLAEGTLPGRTSDDALVPDADRERAGLDLPRRADVVVEQHHRLLAAMAGAERRILLMPRGDLRQGRERIPSRWLLDSAAALVGAPVTTRSFATLDHPAIEEVRSFTSGTAAAAHHLSLTDRDLSDLAGWVADGRAAHEHPITTEVPALGHAMAVLRARRLGGFGRFTGHVTGVEIPTFRDGGALSPTALERWAACPRRYFFAQVLRLREEERPEVIDRITPRDRGSLVHETLDRFLDEVISTGPKAPDERWSPTERSRAHALLDEVGAGFEDQGLTGRPVFWALDRVALHRDLDRFLDLDDQLRAQNRSTPVSTELPFGPDEPVRAVLDLPGDRRIEFRGFADRVDRTEDGGLLVLDYKTGGAREAKAIAEGEDKLLRGEKLQLPVYALAARTAHPDATGPVHTAYWHISDKGGWERYGYTSEPEHEARFEEVLTTIADGIEAGHFPGRPGPPSTRLGKPPFERCLHCAFDVVCGRDRGVEWQNVRLAPELHDLLVLAGEIDEDPDENPADDAEAAS is encoded by the coding sequence ATGGGTCAGGACAGGCTGCAGGTGGTGCCGCACGGGCGGCCGGCGACGGCGGCGCTCGGCCGTGCCATCGCCGCGGCCAAGGGCGACGACCCGCTGGCACCGGTCACCGTCGCCGTCGCCCACCCCCGGGCCGGGCTCTCGCTGCGGCGCACGCTCGCCGCGCGCCGGGGGGGTGTCGTCAACGTGCAGTTCCTCGTCCTCCCCCGGATCGTCGAGCTGCTCGGCGCCCCGTCGCTCGCCGCGCAGGGCCGACGACCGCGCACCGCCACCGTCGCCCGAGCGGCGGCGCGCGCCGTGCTGCGCGACGCCCCGGGTCGGGTCCTCGCGCCGGCGGCCGACCACCACGCCACCGAGGCCGCCGTCGTGCGCCTCGTCGAGGACCTCGCCTCGGTGGGTGCCGACGGGCGTCGTCGCCTGGCCGACCTCGGCGGCCGGGCGGCCGACCTCGCCGCGCTGGCCGAGCGCGTCCTCGCCGCCGCGCCCGACCGCTACGACCGCCACGACCTCACCCGCGCCGCCGTCGAGTCCGTCCGTCGGGGTCGTGCCGGCCAGCTCGGGCACCTCGTCGTGCACCTCCCCTCGCGGCTGCACCCTGCCGAGGTCGAGCTCGTCGGTGCGCTGGCCGACCAGGACGCGGTCACGGTGCTCCTCGGCGTCACCGGCCACCCCACCGCCGACGCCACGGTGGCGGCCCTCCGCGAGCGTCTCGAGCCCATCCTCGGCGCCGCGTCGGAGCCCGACCGTCCGTCGCCTCCCACGGCGCAACGGATCATCACCACCACCGACGCCGACGACGAGGTCCGCGCCGCCCTGCGCGCCGTGGTCGAGCACTGGGAGCAGGGCACACCACTCGAGCGCACCGCCATCGCGTACCCCTCCTCTGAGCCCTACGCGCGGCTCCTGCAGGAGCAGGCCGCCGCGGCCCAGCTGCCGATCAGCGCCACGGCCACCGCCACCCTGGCGTCGTCGGTGGTCGGCCGCACTCTGCTCGGCGCGCTCGCTCTCGCCCCCCACGAGCGCCTCGAGCGCGACCGGCTGATCGCCTGGCTCGCCGCGGCCCCCATCCGCGACGCGGACGGCCAGCGCGTCCCCACCACCCGCTGGGACGTGCTCACACGACGGGCCGGCATCGTCGCCGGCGGTCTGGCCGAGTGGCACCGCCACCTCGACGCCCACGTCGAGCGCCTCCGCGACGACGCGGCGCGCCGGGCGCGCGCCACCCCGGACGCCGCGTCGGCGAGCCGCGCCGAGCGCGACGAGCGGGAGGTCGAGCGCCTGCGCACGTTCCTCACCTGGCTCGCCGAGCTGCACCGCCGCGTGGACGACGCCGGCTCCTGGGAGCAGATGGCCACGGCGGCACGGGCGCTGGTCCACGCCACGCTCGGTCCCGAGGGACGTTGGGCGGGGTGGCCCGAGCACCAGACAGAGGCCGGGGTCGCCGTCCTCGACGCGCTCGAACGCCTCGGGGCGCTCGACGAGGTCGAGCCGTCACCACGCGCCACGTCCTTCCGCCGTGCACTCGCGGCAGAGCTCGACGTCGTCCACGGCCGAACCGGCGCCACCGGCCGCGGGCTCCTCGTCGTACCGCTGCACCACGCCGTCGGGCTCGACCTCGACCTGCTGGTGGTCGTCGGGCTGGCCGAGGGCACGCTGCCCGGCCGCACCTCCGACGACGCCCTCGTCCCCGACGCCGATCGCGAGCGCGCCGGGCTCGACCTCCCCCGTCGGGCGGACGTCGTCGTCGAGCAGCACCACCGGTTGCTCGCCGCCATGGCCGGCGCCGAGCGTCGCATCCTGCTCATGCCCCGTGGCGACCTCCGCCAGGGCCGCGAGCGGATCCCGTCGCGCTGGCTGCTCGACTCGGCGGCCGCGCTCGTCGGCGCGCCGGTCACGACCCGCAGCTTCGCCACGCTCGACCACCCCGCCATCGAGGAGGTCCGGTCGTTCACGTCGGGCACCGCCGCGGCGGCGCACCACCTCTCGCTCACCGACCGCGACCTCTCCGACCTCGCCGGTTGGGTGGCCGACGGCCGGGCGGCCCACGAGCACCCGATCACCACCGAGGTGCCTGCGCTCGGACACGCCATGGCGGTCCTGCGCGCCCGCCGCCTCGGCGGCTTCGGTCGCTTCACCGGCCACGTCACCGGCGTCGAGATCCCCACCTTCCGCGACGGCGGTGCGCTGTCCCCGACGGCGCTCGAGCGCTGGGCCGCCTGCCCTCGCCGCTACTTCTTCGCCCAGGTGCTGCGCCTGCGCGAGGAGGAGCGCCCGGAGGTCATCGACCGCATCACGCCCCGCGACCGCGGGTCCCTCGTCCACGAGACGCTCGATCGCTTCCTCGACGAGGTGATCAGCACCGGGCCCAAGGCCCCCGACGAGCGGTGGAGCCCCACGGAGCGATCACGCGCCCACGCGCTGCTCGACGAGGTGGGGGCCGGCTTCGAGGACCAGGGCCTCACGGGTCGGCCCGTCTTCTGGGCGCTCGACCGCGTCGCCCTCCACCGCGACCTCGACCGCTTCCTCGATCTCGACGACCAGCTGCGGGCCCAGAACCGTTCGACCCCGGTCTCGACCGAGCTCCCCTTCGGCCCCGACGAGCCGGTGCGGGCCGTCCTCGACCTGCCCGGCGACCGGCGGATCGAGTTCCGCGGCTTCGCCGACCGGGTCGACCGCACCGAGGACGGCGGGCTGCTCGTGCTCGACTACAAGACGGGCGGCGCCCGCGAGGCGAAGGCGATCGCCGAGGGCGAGGACAAGCTGCTCCGAGGCGAGAAGCTCCAGCTACCCGTGTACGCGCTGGCGGCGCGCACCGCCCACCCCGACGCCACCGGCCCGGTGCACACCGCCTACTGGCACATCTCCGACAAGGGCGGGTGGGAGCGCTACGGGTACACCTCCGAACCCGAGCACGAGGCCCGGTTCGAGGAGGTCCTCACCACGATCGCCGACGGGATCGAGGCCGGGCACTTCCCCGGCCGCCCCGGTCCTCCGTCCACCCGTCTGGGCAAACCCCCCTTCGAGCGCTGCCTGCACTGCGCGTTCGACGTCGTGTGCGGGCGCGACCGCGGGGTCGAGTGGCAGAACGTCCGCCTCGCCCCCGAGCTCCACGACCTCCTCGTCCTCGCCGGGGAGATCGACGAGGACCCGGACGAGAACCCCGCCGACGACGCCGAGGCCGCGTCGTGA
- a CDS encoding metallophosphoesterase family protein has product MGFRFLHAADLHLDTPFTGLGATSPQVAQALRDASLLAFDDLVRTAIARDVAFVVLSGDVYDGPERGIRAQLRVLRGVTRLAERGIATFIAAGNHDPVEEGWSAVREWPDLVTVFPAGEVVSVPVERDGRVLATVHGTSYARRATTENLAVRFRRTDAPGVHVGVLHANVGGRPGHDPYSPCTVDDLVRTGLDYWALGHVHTREVLHRDPWIVYPGNLQGRSPRPGERGAKGVLIVEVDDAGTIGEPELVALDRVRIDDATCEIDELADLGELHTRLRELGQQRLLAAEGRSLLLGVRLVGRGALHADLRRPGAAAELLQVLRDDAPLDPPFLWWDRLDVATTTPHDLDELRQRNDFVADLLEESTAMDEARRTALSEEWAAELPADLSALLGDERPDPTAAARWQEAVRLAVDLVVEED; this is encoded by the coding sequence GTGGGCTTCCGATTCCTGCACGCCGCCGACCTCCACCTCGACACGCCCTTCACCGGGCTCGGCGCGACGTCTCCCCAGGTCGCGCAGGCCCTGCGCGACGCCAGCCTCCTGGCGTTCGACGACCTCGTCCGGACCGCCATCGCTCGAGACGTCGCCTTCGTGGTGCTCTCCGGCGACGTGTACGACGGGCCCGAGCGGGGGATCCGCGCCCAGCTCCGCGTGCTCCGGGGCGTCACGCGCCTGGCGGAGCGGGGCATCGCCACCTTCATCGCCGCGGGGAACCACGACCCGGTGGAGGAGGGGTGGTCCGCCGTGCGCGAGTGGCCCGACCTCGTCACCGTGTTCCCGGCCGGCGAGGTCGTGAGCGTGCCCGTCGAGCGCGACGGGCGCGTCCTCGCCACCGTGCACGGCACGAGCTACGCCCGCCGGGCGACCACCGAGAACCTCGCGGTGCGGTTCCGTCGGACCGACGCGCCCGGGGTCCACGTCGGGGTGCTGCACGCCAACGTCGGTGGCCGACCGGGCCACGACCCCTACAGCCCGTGCACGGTCGACGACCTCGTCCGCACCGGTCTGGACTACTGGGCGCTCGGCCACGTGCACACCCGGGAGGTCCTCCACCGCGACCCCTGGATCGTCTACCCCGGCAACCTCCAGGGCCGGTCCCCGCGCCCGGGGGAACGGGGCGCGAAGGGCGTGCTGATCGTCGAGGTCGACGACGCCGGCACCATCGGGGAGCCCGAGCTCGTCGCGCTCGACCGCGTCCGCATCGACGACGCCACGTGCGAGATCGACGAGCTCGCCGACCTCGGCGAGCTCCACACCCGCCTCCGCGAGCTCGGCCAGCAGCGCCTGCTGGCGGCCGAGGGCCGCTCGCTGCTCCTCGGGGTGCGGCTCGTGGGCCGGGGTGCGCTGCACGCCGACCTCCGCCGTCCGGGCGCGGCTGCTGAGCTCCTCCAGGTCCTGCGCGACGACGCGCCGCTCGATCCGCCGTTCCTCTGGTGGGATCGGCTGGACGTGGCGACGACGACGCCGCACGACCTCGACGAGCTGCGCCAGCGGAACGACTTCGTCGCCGACCTGCTCGAGGAGTCGACGGCGATGGACGAGGCGCGGCGCACCGCGCTGTCGGAGGAGTGGGCGGCGGAGCTGCCCGCCGACCTCTCGGCACTGCTCGGTGACGAGCGGCCGGACCCGACCGCGGCTGCACGGTGGCAGGAGGCCGTGCGCCTGGCCGTCGACCTCGTCGTCGAGGAGGACTGA
- a CDS encoding UvrD-helicase domain-containing protein, translating into MTTPALPDHAARHDIAHAHDLTLFVEAGAGTGKTHSLVERVVTLIRDGVPIEDLAVITFTEAAAAELRDRVRGALDTVDAGEAESRALAGLDGAAISTLHGFAQRILAENPLEAGLPPIIEVHSEIGAQVEFERRWRAFLDQLLDDPDRAEVVQRAVVLGIEPAHLKVLARTLEDSWDRLPSRAPDRPPLGPIDLEPVVAPLRAAVARRAECLDDSDAVARLLDERAVWLGQAAAATTAVERLQILEPICSGKYGRRGAKPNWPAGTLEELRSLLTDATDAAQAARAHAVDDVLRRLLDDLGRFTLAGVEERRTAGRLHFHDLLVMTRQLLRSSAAVRRRLHDRYRHLLVDEFQDTDPIQIEIARLIAATDLDVDAPWEDIATPPGRIFFVGDPKQSIYRFRRADIRLYLRVRDGDDTDERVLSTSFRSVPGIVEWVNRAFAEIMGAGTAGAQPAYNPLTPARPHGPGDLPVVAIGGPIEGSASERRATASDDLARALHRAMDDAWQVEDDRTGQWRSPRWSDIAVLVPTRTGLPELRAAFDRVGVPYRIEASSLVWLTQEVRDLLSVLRAIDDPTDQLALVAALRSPAFGCGDDDLARYAVGGGRLDLRADPPEGTPDDDPVVAGLAALRELHDAATWDEPSALVERVVRERHLMELATATPRPRDVWRRLRFVADQARAYADAEGGTLRDFLEWTDLQADESARVSETILPETDDDAVRVLTIHASKGLEFPIVAVAGIDRDPGEMRYGPNVQWTDDHVPEASVRSGLTTTGHAELWEREKEHEVHESWRLMYVATTRARDHLLLCVHHDASRGPERNVAARLHAICTAHPDTWRPLPSEEATAAPASDTELGQLTLDLEPGQLTLDLEAAPPAADPDARHQDRARWIADRAARLAEAARPSVVAATAVAGLLPAADPASPPPGDDGDGAPVDEAEPWRRGRAGTTIGRAVHATLQTVDLASGADLPAIAAAQAAAEGIPGRAPEVERLARAALGAPSIVAAARRPHWRELYLGAEVEGVLCEGYIDLLVEGDHGLEVIDHKTDRTPDPQALIPRYRLQTATYALMVEATLGRPVARCLLVVLGPEGATEVEIPDLAAATDEVRQRLRVGARPRGSVGDAVPG; encoded by the coding sequence GTGACGACCCCCGCCCTGCCCGACCACGCCGCCCGCCACGACATCGCACACGCCCACGACCTCACCCTGTTCGTCGAGGCCGGCGCCGGCACGGGGAAGACCCACAGCCTCGTCGAGCGCGTGGTGACCCTCATCCGCGACGGCGTGCCGATCGAGGACCTCGCCGTCATCACCTTCACCGAGGCCGCCGCGGCCGAGCTGCGCGACCGGGTGCGCGGCGCGCTCGACACCGTCGACGCCGGCGAGGCGGAGTCCCGCGCGCTCGCGGGGCTCGACGGGGCCGCCATCTCGACGCTCCACGGCTTCGCCCAGCGCATCCTCGCGGAGAACCCGCTGGAGGCCGGGCTCCCGCCGATCATCGAGGTCCACTCCGAGATCGGGGCCCAGGTCGAGTTCGAGCGCCGCTGGCGGGCCTTCCTCGACCAGCTGCTCGACGACCCGGACCGGGCCGAGGTGGTCCAGCGGGCCGTCGTGCTCGGCATCGAGCCCGCCCACCTGAAGGTCCTCGCCCGCACCCTCGAGGACAGCTGGGACCGCCTCCCGAGCCGGGCACCGGACCGGCCCCCTCTCGGGCCCATCGACCTCGAACCCGTCGTCGCCCCCCTCCGCGCGGCCGTGGCCCGCCGGGCCGAGTGCCTCGACGACAGCGACGCCGTGGCCCGGCTCCTCGACGAGCGTGCCGTGTGGCTCGGTCAAGCCGCGGCAGCCACCACCGCGGTCGAGCGCCTCCAGATCCTCGAACCGATCTGCAGCGGCAAGTACGGCCGGCGGGGCGCGAAGCCCAACTGGCCGGCCGGCACGCTCGAGGAGCTGCGCAGCCTGCTCACCGACGCCACCGACGCGGCCCAGGCGGCACGCGCCCACGCCGTCGACGACGTGCTGCGACGCCTCCTCGACGACCTCGGTCGCTTCACGCTCGCCGGCGTGGAGGAGCGGCGCACCGCGGGTCGGCTGCACTTCCACGACCTCCTCGTCATGACGCGCCAGCTGCTGCGCAGCTCGGCCGCCGTCCGTCGCCGGCTCCACGACCGCTACCGCCACCTCCTCGTCGACGAGTTCCAGGACACCGACCCCATCCAGATCGAGATCGCACGGCTGATCGCCGCCACCGACCTCGACGTCGACGCGCCATGGGAGGACATCGCCACGCCACCGGGACGCATCTTCTTCGTCGGGGACCCGAAGCAGTCGATCTACCGGTTCCGGCGCGCCGACATCCGGCTCTACCTGCGCGTGCGCGACGGCGACGACACCGACGAGCGCGTCCTGTCCACGAGCTTCCGCTCGGTCCCCGGCATCGTCGAGTGGGTCAACCGGGCCTTCGCCGAGATCATGGGCGCCGGCACCGCCGGTGCCCAGCCCGCCTACAACCCCCTCACACCGGCGCGCCCCCACGGCCCCGGCGACCTGCCCGTCGTCGCCATCGGCGGCCCGATCGAGGGCTCGGCGTCGGAGCGGCGCGCCACGGCGAGCGACGACCTGGCCCGGGCGCTGCACCGGGCCATGGACGACGCCTGGCAGGTCGAGGACGACCGCACGGGCCAGTGGCGGTCGCCTCGATGGAGCGACATCGCGGTGCTCGTCCCCACCCGCACCGGACTGCCCGAGCTGCGCGCCGCCTTCGACCGGGTCGGGGTCCCCTACCGCATCGAGGCCAGCTCCCTCGTGTGGCTCACCCAGGAGGTCCGCGACCTCCTGTCCGTGCTGCGGGCGATCGACGACCCCACCGATCAGCTGGCGCTCGTCGCCGCGCTGCGCTCCCCCGCCTTCGGGTGCGGCGACGACGACCTCGCCCGCTACGCCGTGGGCGGCGGTCGGCTCGACCTCCGTGCCGACCCGCCCGAGGGGACGCCCGACGACGACCCCGTCGTCGCCGGTCTCGCCGCGCTGCGCGAGCTGCACGATGCCGCCACGTGGGACGAACCGAGCGCGCTCGTCGAGCGCGTCGTCCGGGAGCGCCACCTCATGGAGCTCGCGACCGCCACGCCCCGTCCCCGCGACGTCTGGCGTCGCCTCCGCTTCGTCGCCGACCAGGCCCGGGCCTACGCCGACGCCGAGGGCGGCACCCTGCGGGACTTCCTGGAGTGGACCGACCTCCAGGCCGACGAGTCCGCCCGGGTCAGCGAGACCATCCTCCCCGAGACCGACGACGACGCCGTCCGGGTGCTCACCATCCACGCCAGCAAGGGCCTCGAGTTCCCGATCGTGGCCGTCGCCGGGATCGATCGCGACCCGGGCGAGATGCGGTACGGGCCCAACGTCCAGTGGACCGACGACCACGTTCCCGAGGCGTCGGTGCGCAGCGGCCTCACCACCACCGGCCACGCCGAGCTGTGGGAGCGCGAGAAGGAGCACGAGGTCCACGAGTCCTGGCGACTGATGTATGTCGCCACCACCCGCGCCCGCGACCACCTCCTGCTCTGCGTCCACCACGACGCGTCCCGGGGGCCGGAGCGCAACGTCGCGGCACGGCTCCACGCCATCTGCACCGCCCACCCTGACACCTGGCGCCCGCTCCCCTCCGAGGAGGCGACCGCGGCCCCCGCCTCCGACACCGAGCTCGGCCAGCTGACGCTCGACCTCGAGCCCGGCCAGCTGACGCTCGACCTCGAGGCCGCACCGCCGGCGGCCGACCCCGACGCCCGGCACCAGGACCGCGCCCGCTGGATCGCCGACCGCGCCGCGCGCCTCGCCGAGGCCGCCCGGCCGTCGGTGGTCGCCGCCACCGCGGTGGCCGGCCTCCTCCCCGCCGCCGATCCCGCGTCGCCTCCACCGGGGGACGACGGCGACGGTGCACCCGTCGACGAGGCCGAGCCGTGGCGCCGGGGCCGCGCCGGCACGACCATCGGACGCGCGGTCCACGCCACGCTCCAGACGGTCGACCTGGCCTCGGGTGCCGACCTGCCCGCCATCGCCGCGGCCCAGGCCGCGGCCGAGGGCATCCCCGGCCGCGCCCCGGAGGTCGAGCGGCTCGCCCGCGCCGCGCTCGGTGCCCCGAGCATCGTGGCGGCGGCCCGCCGGCCCCACTGGAGGGAGCTGTACCTGGGCGCCGAGGTCGAGGGGGTGCTCTGCGAGGGCTACATCGACCTGCTGGTCGAGGGCGACCACGGGCTCGAGGTCATCGACCACAAGACGGACCGCACGCCCGACCCGCAGGCGCTCATCCCCCGGTACCGCCTCCAGACCGCCACCTACGCCCTGATGGTGGAGGCCACGCTGGGACGGCCCGTCGCACGGTGCCTGCTCGTCGTCCTCGGCCCGGAGGGTGCAACCGAGGTGGAGATCCCCGACCTCGCAGCCGCCACCGACGAGGTCCGACAGCGCCTGCGCGTCGGCGCCCGCCCACGTGGGTCAGTCGGCGACGCCGTGCCGGGGTAG
- a CDS encoding AAA family ATPase, with protein sequence MRIRGWHVDGFGVFHDARVEDLPSGLTIVAGPNEAGKSTLLAFLRGVLFGFPDGRSRSRRHPPVNGGRHGGAVVLGTDDGDWSVERYVDPKAFVLRRPDGSLAEDHELTDLLGHADAGLFNNVFAFGLSELDGFELLDSQAVRDRVFSAGVVGAGRSARSAIDALDARRSALVRPRGRCVVRDLADEARATARTLVQAQAAAADLVRRRDDVDRLADLAESRRRAVEACRTEQHRLRALLEAWPWRGRIDAIEQELDELEEQPGLDDAVVARFDEVRAELAAAEVALDAAELALAAAVERRDELDVDDRLVELGPVAQAVGAEIVAEDARTERLSELDREIDVERGQLDELLGRLGTGWDRAHLDAFDVSIPAADDVRRRGRELDDLVADHRRLVASCDDLRRRRDEAEAEVRDIEARLGERDLDGERERQERRARSLRQLRAHLVDLGTEAARLDAAERAVTGLRAVRPPARSASGAVLGTGLTAVGVALVLFGLAAAIGGSGQLATVLGGSGVVLAALGLSVVLTRRTAVRPDGADDLASQVRAAEAERDAARVRVDHLRASVRAAALVLDLPEEPSALDVEDCAAALDAQAEEVRRDATLADRLVALVAERDGAAAALAPLELEASTREAEVEQASRAWAAWKEAQRLPPDLGVEAINDLFTAVERARSSSRRLHALEREREHLDEESNRFRARAVDLLRRAGLDDDGDDLLADVRHLVDRAAADRDARRALEERTRAVDDAEQRTELAYDRVALARAERTELLERIGAIDDAGVRTAVERWRRRRELVAERAQAEAQIHAVLGRGDAADAAAARLVEGDVSGWEAALEEEVQRMPDLEAAHEDAIRMHHDAARSLEELSRTGDVAEAAVAAASARTRLAEAVGEWQTLTAARQLVAATLGRYERERQPAVLARAEAMFRDVTDGAHQGLAVVDGELEVLDRRGRRLSVDDLSRGTAEQLYLCMRFGLAAEMAAHTPLPFVMDDVLVNFDPERTERMAAVVADLAGAHQVLVFTCQPTTVAALEAASPGARVIELPRHGVAD encoded by the coding sequence GTGCGCATCCGTGGGTGGCACGTCGACGGGTTCGGGGTGTTCCACGACGCGCGGGTCGAGGACCTGCCGTCGGGGCTCACGATCGTCGCCGGGCCGAACGAGGCGGGGAAGTCGACGCTGCTCGCGTTCCTGCGCGGCGTGCTCTTCGGGTTCCCCGACGGCCGAAGCCGCAGCCGCCGGCACCCGCCGGTGAACGGGGGTCGTCACGGCGGCGCGGTCGTGCTCGGGACCGACGACGGTGACTGGTCGGTCGAGCGCTACGTCGATCCCAAGGCCTTCGTCCTGCGGCGGCCGGACGGTTCGCTGGCCGAGGACCACGAGCTCACGGACCTGCTCGGCCATGCCGACGCCGGGTTGTTCAACAACGTCTTCGCCTTCGGTCTGAGCGAGCTCGACGGCTTCGAGCTGCTCGACTCCCAGGCCGTGCGCGACCGGGTCTTCTCAGCGGGCGTGGTCGGGGCCGGCCGTTCCGCCCGCAGCGCGATCGACGCCCTCGACGCCCGGCGGAGCGCGCTCGTGCGGCCACGCGGCCGCTGCGTGGTGCGCGACCTCGCCGACGAGGCCCGCGCCACCGCCCGCACCCTCGTGCAGGCGCAGGCGGCGGCGGCCGACCTGGTCCGCCGGCGCGACGACGTGGATCGCCTCGCCGATCTCGCCGAGAGCCGCCGCCGCGCCGTGGAGGCGTGCCGCACCGAGCAGCACCGGCTCCGGGCCCTGCTCGAGGCGTGGCCGTGGCGGGGTCGGATCGACGCGATCGAGCAGGAGCTCGACGAGCTCGAGGAGCAGCCCGGGCTCGACGACGCCGTCGTGGCGCGCTTCGACGAGGTCCGCGCCGAGCTGGCGGCCGCCGAGGTCGCGCTCGACGCCGCAGAGCTGGCGCTCGCCGCCGCCGTCGAGCGCCGTGACGAGCTCGACGTCGACGACCGGCTCGTCGAGCTGGGGCCGGTGGCCCAGGCAGTCGGCGCGGAGATCGTCGCCGAGGACGCACGCACGGAGCGGTTGTCCGAGCTCGATCGCGAGATCGACGTCGAGCGGGGTCAGCTGGACGAGCTGCTCGGTCGGCTCGGCACCGGGTGGGACCGCGCGCACCTCGACGCCTTCGACGTGTCGATCCCCGCAGCGGACGACGTCCGACGGCGCGGGCGGGAGCTCGACGACCTGGTGGCCGACCACCGTCGACTGGTCGCGTCGTGCGACGACCTCCGTCGCCGACGTGACGAGGCCGAGGCGGAGGTGCGCGACATCGAGGCCCGTCTGGGCGAGCGCGACCTCGACGGCGAGCGGGAGCGCCAGGAGCGGCGGGCCCGATCGCTCCGCCAGTTGCGGGCGCACCTCGTCGACCTCGGGACGGAGGCGGCGCGGCTCGACGCCGCCGAGCGCGCCGTGACCGGTCTGCGCGCCGTGCGCCCACCGGCGCGGTCGGCGAGCGGTGCGGTGCTCGGCACCGGTCTGACCGCCGTCGGCGTCGCCCTCGTGCTGTTCGGCCTGGCCGCGGCCATCGGCGGCTCGGGGCAGCTCGCCACCGTCCTCGGCGGCTCCGGAGTGGTCTTGGCGGCCCTCGGCCTCTCGGTCGTGCTCACCCGCCGGACCGCGGTGCGACCCGATGGAGCGGACGACCTGGCCTCGCAGGTGCGTGCCGCCGAGGCGGAGCGGGACGCCGCACGCGTGCGGGTCGACCACCTGCGCGCCAGCGTGCGGGCGGCGGCGCTGGTCCTCGACCTTCCCGAGGAGCCGTCGGCGCTCGACGTCGAGGACTGCGCCGCCGCGCTCGACGCGCAGGCCGAGGAGGTTCGCCGCGACGCCACGCTCGCCGACCGCCTCGTCGCCCTGGTGGCCGAGCGCGACGGCGCCGCCGCCGCGCTGGCGCCCCTCGAGCTCGAGGCGTCGACGCGCGAGGCCGAGGTCGAGCAGGCCTCCCGGGCGTGGGCGGCGTGGAAGGAGGCCCAGCGCCTGCCGCCGGACCTGGGGGTGGAGGCGATCAACGACCTCTTCACCGCCGTGGAGCGGGCCCGCTCGTCGTCCCGACGCCTCCACGCGCTGGAGCGCGAGCGCGAGCACCTCGACGAGGAGTCGAACCGCTTCCGTGCCCGGGCCGTCGACCTCCTCCGTCGCGCCGGTCTCGACGACGACGGCGACGACCTTCTCGCCGACGTGCGCCACCTCGTCGACCGTGCGGCGGCCGACCGAGATGCCCGCCGGGCGCTCGAGGAGCGGACCCGGGCGGTGGACGACGCCGAGCAGAGGACCGAGCTGGCCTACGACAGGGTGGCCCTGGCGCGCGCCGAGCGGACCGAGCTGCTGGAGCGCATCGGGGCGATCGACGACGCCGGCGTCCGCACCGCGGTGGAGCGGTGGCGACGCCGGCGTGAGCTCGTGGCCGAGAGGGCCCAGGCCGAGGCCCAGATCCACGCCGTCCTCGGCCGGGGCGACGCGGCCGACGCGGCGGCGGCGCGGCTGGTCGAGGGCGACGTGTCGGGGTGGGAGGCGGCGCTCGAGGAGGAGGTGCAGCGGATGCCGGACCTCGAGGCGGCCCACGAGGACGCCATCCGCATGCACCACGACGCGGCGCGGTCGCTCGAGGAGCTGTCCCGCACCGGTGATGTCGCCGAGGCGGCCGTCGCCGCGGCGTCGGCGCGGACGCGGCTGGCGGAGGCCGTCGGCGAGTGGCAGACCCTCACCGCCGCCCGCCAGCTCGTGGCCGCGACGCTCGGGCGCTACGAGCGCGAGCGACAGCCCGCCGTCCTCGCTCGCGCCGAGGCGATGTTCCGCGACGTGACCGACGGCGCCCACCAGGGGCTCGCCGTGGTCGACGGCGAGCTGGAGGTGCTCGACCGGCGGGGTCGACGGCTCTCGGTCGACGACCTCAGCCGGGGGACGGCCGAGCAGCTCTACCTCTGCATGCGGTTCGGGTTGGCGGCCGAGATGGCGGCCCACACACCGCTGCCGTTCGTCATGGACGACGTGCTCGTGAACTTCGACCCCGAGCGGACCGAGCGGATGGCGGCGGTCGTCGCCGACCTCGCCGGTGCTCACCAGGTGCTCGTGTTCACCTGCCAGCCGACGACGGTCGCCGCCCTGGAGGCGGCGTCGCCCGGCGCCCGCGTGATCGAGCTACCCCGGCACGGCGTCGCCGACTGA